One genomic region from Gossypium hirsutum isolate 1008001.06 chromosome D13, Gossypium_hirsutum_v2.1, whole genome shotgun sequence encodes:
- the LOC107920422 gene encoding protein NRT1/ PTR FAMILY 5.10: MSDPAAAETPLLDDSVKGCLDFKGRPVHRSSSGGWTSASFIIAVEVAERFAYYGISSNLITYLTGPLGLSTAAAAAQVNAWSGVATLLPLLGAFLADSFLGRYRTIILASLVYILGLGLLTLSATLPSVTTSGAPNADSVTLNTSSMLQYQVILFFFSLYLVAFGQGGHKPCVQAFGADQFDAEHPVECKAKSSFFNWWYFSIAAGILLTLLILNYIQENLSWVLGFAIPAIVMAVGLLVFVLGTMTYRFSVKGDEESPFVRIGRVFILAIRNRKIASSAIATEESLKQFKFLDKALLAPDSTMEQGKVCSMREVEEAKAVLRLAPIWATCLIYAVVFAQTSTLFTKQGATMDRSITRGIEIPAATLQCFISFSILLFIPIYDRIVVPLARAFTGKPGGITTLQRIGTGIAVSAMAMVIAALVEMKRLQTAREHGLVDKPNVTVPMRVWWLVPQYSLCGLSDVLAIVGLQEFYYDQMPNELRSIGIALYLSILGVGSFLSSFLISVIETVTGKDGRDSWFADNLNRAHLDYFYWLLAALSALGLALYVYSARSYIYARRSTS, translated from the exons ATGTCCGATCCTGCAGCTGCTGAAACTCCACTTTTAGATGACTCAGTTAAAGGCTGCCTTGATTTCAAAGGCAGACCTGTGCACCGTTCAAGCTCCGGTGGATGGACTTCGGCTTCTTTCATAATTGCGGTTGAAGTTGCTGAGAGGTTTGCTTATTATGGAATCTCTTCAAACCTCATAACATACTTGACGGGGCCTCTGGGTCTATCCACTGCCGCCGCCGCTGCACAAGTTAACGCCTGGTCAGGGGTGGCCACGCTTCTCCCACTCCTGGGTGCTTTCCTTGCTGATTCTTTTCTTGGCCGATACCGTACCATCATTCTTGCTTCCCTTGTTTACATTTTG GGGCTAGGCTTGCTGACTCTGTCAGCCACTCTTCCATCTGTCACCACTTCCGGTGCCCCAAATGCTGATAGTGTCACATTAAACACTTCATCAATGCTTCAGTATCAAGTGATACTATTTTTCTTCTCACTATATCTGGTGGCATTCGGACAAGGTGGGCACAAACCATGCGTTCAAGCATTTGGTGCTGATCAATTTGATGCAGAACATCCTGTGGAGTGCAAAGCCAAGAGTTCATTCTTTAATTGGTGGTACTTTAGTATTGCTGCTGGTATCTTACTGACGCTTTTGATTTTAAACTACATCCAGGAAAACCTTAGTTGGGTTCTTGGATTTGCAATACCTGCTATTGTGATGGCTGTTGGACTGCTTGTTTTTGTGCTTGGAACAATGACTTACAGGTTTAGTGTCAAAGGGGATGAAGAAAGCCCATTTGTGAGGATTGGTCGAGTTTTCATTTTGGCCATTAGGAATCGTAAAATAGCTTCTTCAGCAATTGCTACAGAGGAAAGCTTGAAGCAATTCAA ATTCCTCGACAAAGCCCTGCTTGCTCCAGACAGTACAATGGAGCAAGGAAAAGTGTGTAGCATGAGAGAGGTTGAAGAAGCAAAGGCTGTTTTAAGGCTTGCACCAATATGGGCTACATGCTTGATTTATGCAGTTGTTTTTGCACAGACATCGACATTGTTTACTAAGCAAGGTGCTACAATGGACAGATCAATTACAAGAGGAATTGAAATACCTGCTGCCACACTTCAGTGTTTCATTAGCTTTTCAATTCTTCTCTTCATTCCTATATATGATAGAATAGTTGTTCCTTTAGCAAGAGCCTTCACTGGGAAACCAGGAGGAATTACAACGCTTCAAAGAATTGGAACTGGAATTGCTGTGTCTGCTATGGCAATGGTGATTGCTGCTTTAGTAGAGATGAAGAGGCTTCAAACTGCTCGAGAACATGGGTTGGTAGACAAGCCAAACGTGACAGTTCCAATGAGGGTATGGTGGTTGGTCCCCCAATACTCACTGTGTGGGTTATCTGATGTGTTGGCAATAGTAGGTCTCCAAGAATTTTATTATGACCAGATGCCAAATGAATTAAGGAGCATCGGTATTGCACTCTACCTTAGCATCCTTGGTGTTGGAAGCTTCTTAAGTAGCTTTCTCATCTCTGTAATTGAGACAGTAACTGGTAAAGATGGCAGAGATAGCTGGTTTGCAGATAATCTTAACAGGGCACATCTTGATTACTTTTATTGGCTGCTTGCTGCACTTAGTGCCCTTGGATTGGCTCTCTATGTATATTCTGCAAGATCTTATATTTATGCTAGGCGAAGCACGTCGTAA